The Micromonospora sp. NBC_01740 genome includes a window with the following:
- a CDS encoding YbaB/EbfC family nucleoid-associated protein, translating to MSTSWTPGGMGGAGLEGILRQAQEQQRRLADFQRQRAELRIVGESPDGLVQVTVDGDMKVGDIQIDARAMRLDSFSLAESLQAAIDAAYDAHAERQRELLEEMLGGADLVRRAEAGKVTPEEWFQQFGVDLNDPLRRLRG from the coding sequence TTGAGCACATCGTGGACGCCCGGCGGCATGGGCGGGGCCGGCCTGGAGGGCATCCTGCGTCAGGCGCAGGAGCAGCAGCGCCGGCTCGCGGACTTCCAGCGGCAGCGCGCCGAGCTGCGGATCGTCGGGGAGAGCCCGGACGGCCTGGTCCAGGTCACCGTCGACGGCGACATGAAGGTCGGCGACATCCAGATCGACGCCCGGGCGATGCGGCTGGACAGCTTCAGCCTGGCCGAGTCGCTCCAGGCCGCCATCGACGCCGCCTACGACGCGCACGCCGAGCGGCAGCGCGAGCTGCTGGAGGAGATGCTCGGCGGTGCCGACCTGGTCCGGCGGGCCGAGGCGGGCAAGGTCACCCCCGAGGAGTGGTTCCAGCAGTTCGGGGTGGATCTCAACGACCCGCTGCGCCGGCTGCGCGGCTGA
- a CDS encoding WXG100 family type VII secretion target: MAFEVEAATLHTAAGDVRSTRSDVDGELKKLWNVVDDLAIAWKGQASTGFQSLMQRWNEDTGKLLTAMDNIADLLDKSGTTHQVNDEEQQQMLDKFHSALNP, translated from the coding sequence ATGGCGTTCGAGGTCGAAGCAGCGACTCTGCATACCGCCGCGGGTGACGTGCGCTCCACGCGCAGCGATGTCGACGGCGAGCTGAAGAAGCTGTGGAACGTGGTCGACGACCTGGCCATCGCCTGGAAGGGGCAGGCGTCCACCGGCTTCCAGTCGCTCATGCAGCGCTGGAACGAGGACACGGGCAAGCTGCTGACGGCGATGGACAACATCGCCGACCTGCTCGACAAGTCGGGTACGACGCACCAGGTCAACGACGAAGAGCAGCAGCAGATGCTGGACAAGTTCCACTCTGCACTCAACCCGTGA
- a CDS encoding WXG100 family type VII secretion target, with product MSIKVDYAVLESSNQQMMAISKTIDEKLDTLRSMLSKLQWDGEDRAAYEQHQAQWDAAVRDINKILNDIGGAVGIARENYVSTEMSNAKAWN from the coding sequence ATGAGCATCAAGGTCGACTACGCGGTCCTCGAGAGCAGCAACCAGCAGATGATGGCCATCTCGAAGACCATCGACGAGAAGCTGGACACGCTGCGTTCGATGCTGTCGAAGCTCCAGTGGGACGGCGAGGACCGTGCCGCCTACGAGCAGCACCAGGCGCAGTGGGACGCCGCCGTCCGGGATATCAACAAGATCCTGAACGACATCGGTGGCGCCGTGGGCATCGCCCGCGAGAACTACGTCAGCACCGAGATGAGCAACGCCAAGGCGTGGAACTGA
- a CDS encoding S8 family serine peptidase: MRAGKPSRSKLRLAVAALAVVVVGAGLGPLAAPAPARADTVRGLQWYLDTLKIPQAHKLTKGRGVTVAVIDTGVNPNLPDLRGQVLPGKGIGSGTAADGRRDDDARKAHGSAMAGIIASRGGGAMRHLGIAPEAKILPVAMGDSFDSADLSKGIRWAADAGADVINMSVGTGTAATPDEIAAVRYALDKDVVLIASAGNRLQNDRVVTSPANIPGVIAVTGLAKNGEFFAQSATGREAVLAAPMQEIISPRSASVSSNGYGIGSGTSDAAAITSGVAALVRAKYPDLDAANVVNRLIRTARDLGPTGRDSQHGFGAVDPLAALTRSVPAVDAHPLLAGAPDGAAPSAGAATPQKDDGPAVSISMKKDTGALVQGALCLLVPVALLILVIVLVRRSRRKAAVARPGPPGYPPPGGPPGYPPPGYPQAGPSGYPPPPGHPPAGGAPGGSHGNPQFGAPGYPPPGGAPGTPAPPQAGPPPGYGPTPTGGTHPYGAPPAPPPPAPGGHQQ, translated from the coding sequence ATGCGTGCGGGCAAGCCTTCGCGGTCCAAGCTCCGGCTGGCCGTCGCGGCGCTGGCGGTGGTCGTCGTCGGCGCCGGTCTCGGTCCACTGGCCGCGCCGGCCCCGGCCCGCGCCGACACGGTGCGCGGCCTCCAGTGGTACCTCGACACCCTGAAGATCCCGCAGGCCCACAAGCTCACCAAGGGCAGGGGCGTGACCGTCGCGGTCATCGACACCGGGGTCAACCCCAACCTGCCGGACCTGCGTGGTCAGGTCCTGCCGGGCAAGGGCATCGGTTCCGGGACGGCGGCCGACGGTCGCCGCGACGACGACGCCAGGAAGGCCCACGGTTCGGCGATGGCCGGGATCATCGCGTCCCGGGGCGGTGGCGCGATGCGGCACCTGGGCATCGCCCCGGAGGCGAAGATCCTGCCCGTCGCGATGGGTGACTCCTTCGATTCGGCAGACCTCTCGAAGGGCATCCGCTGGGCGGCCGACGCCGGCGCCGACGTGATCAACATGTCCGTCGGGACGGGCACGGCGGCGACCCCCGACGAGATCGCCGCCGTCCGCTACGCCCTGGACAAGGACGTCGTGCTGATCGCCTCGGCCGGCAATCGGCTGCAGAACGACCGCGTCGTCACCAGCCCCGCCAACATCCCCGGCGTCATCGCGGTGACCGGGCTGGCGAAGAACGGCGAGTTCTTCGCGCAGAGCGCCACCGGTCGGGAGGCCGTGCTCGCCGCGCCGATGCAGGAGATCATCTCTCCCCGGTCCGCGTCCGTGTCGTCCAACGGTTACGGCATCGGCAGCGGCACGAGCGACGCCGCCGCCATCACCTCCGGGGTGGCGGCGCTGGTCCGCGCCAAGTACCCGGACCTGGACGCGGCCAACGTGGTGAACCGGCTGATCCGCACCGCCCGCGACCTGGGCCCGACCGGCCGCGACAGCCAGCACGGCTTCGGCGCGGTCGACCCGCTCGCCGCGCTGACGCGATCGGTGCCGGCGGTCGACGCGCACCCGCTGCTCGCCGGCGCCCCGGACGGCGCCGCCCCGTCCGCGGGCGCGGCCACGCCGCAGAAGGACGACGGGCCGGCGGTGTCGATCAGCATGAAGAAGGACACCGGCGCGCTGGTGCAGGGGGCGCTCTGCCTGCTCGTGCCCGTCGCGTTGCTGATCCTCGTGATCGTGCTGGTGCGCCGGTCCCGCCGGAAGGCGGCCGTCGCCCGGCCCGGCCCGCCGGGTTACCCGCCGCCCGGCGGCCCGCCCGGCTATCCGCCGCCGGGCTATCCGCAGGCCGGTCCGTCCGGTTACCCGCCGCCCCCCGGCCACCCGCCGGCCGGCGGCGCCCCGGGAGGATCGCACGGCAACCCGCAGTTCGGCGCGCCCGGCTATCCGCCGCCCGGCGGGGCACCGGGCACGCCCGCACCGCCCCAGGCGGGACCCCCGCCCGGGTACGGCCCGACGCCCACCGGCGGAACCCACCCGTACGGTGCGCCGCCGGCACCACCCCCGCCGGCCCCCGGCGGACACCAGCAGTAA
- a CDS encoding WXG100 family type VII secretion target: protein MPSWEEMCQQIVVAGRPGDVTSAALGWEQLLKNLNSVKESLETNVADLGEVWKGPAYESFKTHVKQIATDTGRVVDDAEKHNGIVQSLKTAADKLSAAQAEFPIPASCVNDVLEARNGRIVIDTGLFEMKVKPDFLGLLDPLTSLADWLNDKSDEAAKVYNQVSGEYVTIDSGTPGQTTPGTTQSPDVQTPDLGGGPGAGSTGGAPSMGGMPSTGGMPGGGMPSLSGAGVPETGTTGIGSTAHPGLTTGGYDPSGGYDPNGGYDPSTGSLADDYGSGLAGAGAPTVPALGGGGGGGGLPGTTGLGGGGGGGLGGGGVIPGGGSLGRPVSPNMGPMMGGGAAGANRGGGRGAGGKLGAGGKLGAGGMGPMMGGAAGGAGRGGGRAGAAGVGAKGVGAGARGVGGMAGMGAGYGEEETPRNTWLEEDEDVWGADGGGTPGILR from the coding sequence ATGCCGAGCTGGGAAGAGATGTGCCAGCAGATCGTCGTCGCGGGCAGGCCGGGCGACGTCACCAGCGCCGCCCTGGGCTGGGAGCAGCTGCTGAAGAACCTGAACTCCGTCAAGGAGAGCCTGGAGACGAACGTCGCCGATCTCGGTGAGGTGTGGAAGGGCCCGGCGTACGAGTCCTTCAAGACCCACGTCAAGCAGATCGCCACGGACACGGGCCGGGTCGTCGACGACGCCGAGAAGCACAACGGCATCGTCCAGTCGCTGAAGACCGCCGCCGACAAGCTGAGCGCCGCGCAGGCCGAGTTCCCCATCCCCGCGAGCTGCGTCAACGACGTGCTGGAGGCGCGCAACGGCCGCATCGTGATCGACACGGGCCTCTTCGAGATGAAGGTCAAGCCCGACTTCCTGGGCCTGCTCGACCCGCTCACCTCGCTCGCCGACTGGCTCAACGACAAGTCCGACGAGGCGGCCAAGGTCTACAACCAGGTCAGCGGCGAATACGTGACCATCGACTCGGGCACGCCCGGCCAGACCACGCCGGGCACCACCCAGTCGCCGGACGTGCAGACCCCGGACCTCGGCGGCGGCCCCGGCGCCGGCAGCACCGGCGGCGCGCCCAGCATGGGCGGGATGCCCTCGACCGGTGGCATGCCGGGCGGTGGCATGCCGTCGCTCAGCGGGGCCGGCGTGCCCGAGACCGGGACCACCGGGATCGGCTCCACCGCGCACCCCGGCCTGACCACTGGCGGCTACGACCCGAGCGGTGGTTACGACCCCAACGGTGGCTACGACCCGAGCACGGGCAGCCTCGCCGACGACTACGGCAGCGGTCTGGCCGGTGCCGGCGCCCCGACGGTCCCCGCGCTCGGCGGCGGTGGCGGTGGCGGCGGCCTGCCCGGCACCACCGGGCTCGGTGGCGGTGGCGGTGGCGGGCTGGGCGGCGGGGGCGTCATCCCGGGCGGCGGCTCGCTCGGCCGGCCGGTGAGCCCCAACATGGGCCCGATGATGGGCGGCGGCGCGGCCGGCGCCAATCGCGGTGGCGGCCGGGGCGCTGGTGGCAAGCTCGGCGCCGGCGGCAAGCTCGGTGCGGGTGGCATGGGCCCGATGATGGGCGGTGCGGCCGGTGGGGCCGGCCGTGGCGGCGGGCGCGCGGGTGCCGCCGGCGTGGGCGCCAAGGGCGTCGGTGCGGGCGCGCGGGGCGTCGGTGGCATGGCCGGCATGGGCGCCGGCTACGGCGAGGAGGAGACCCCTCGCAACACCTGGCTGGAGGAGGACGAGGACGTCTGGGGTGCGGACGGCGGCGGTACGCCGGGCATCCTGCGCTGA
- the mycP gene encoding type VII secretion-associated serine protease mycosin — protein MRESFRPGGTGPARRGGRGARAVLGGAAAVLLGTAVIAPSPASAAVPRCGPPGVAAPAETPWPLRRLEPSSAWRISRGAGITVAVIDSGVSALHPALKGQVKAGRDFNGLPQQQGRCDLAGHGTIVGGIIAGKEGTGASFSGIAPQARILPVRVLPDTRTTADEGLPGQIAEAIRWSVQNGADVINLSLVTLDRQDLADAVRYALDEGVVVVAAAGNRQENQQDRPAFPAAYPGVIAVAGVDEEGGHVGSSVSGDYVDLAAPGLNILGPAPGGEGFLAEPQGGTSFAAAYVSGVAALVRAAHPDLDPEQVADRLIRTADSPPEGKNAEVGHGVVNPYRAVATVLGTRTDPPAGAMPAPPSTEDPLAWQGTVAVWAAVVGALVAALLLSVKPILIRGRRRGWRPGRRPSATDATTG, from the coding sequence GTGCGCGAGAGTTTCCGACCGGGCGGGACCGGGCCGGCCCGCCGAGGCGGGCGCGGTGCCCGCGCGGTCCTCGGTGGAGCGGCCGCGGTCCTGCTCGGCACCGCCGTCATCGCCCCGTCGCCCGCCTCGGCGGCGGTCCCCCGCTGCGGGCCCCCCGGCGTCGCCGCCCCCGCCGAGACGCCGTGGCCGCTGAGGAGACTCGAACCCTCGTCGGCCTGGCGGATCTCCCGGGGCGCCGGCATCACGGTGGCGGTCATCGACTCCGGCGTCTCCGCCCTCCATCCCGCCCTGAAGGGCCAGGTCAAGGCGGGCCGGGACTTCAACGGCCTGCCGCAGCAGCAGGGCCGCTGCGACCTCGCCGGCCACGGCACCATCGTCGGCGGCATCATCGCCGGGAAGGAGGGCACCGGCGCGTCGTTCAGCGGCATCGCGCCGCAGGCCAGGATCCTCCCGGTACGCGTCCTGCCCGACACCAGGACCACCGCCGACGAGGGGCTGCCGGGGCAGATCGCCGAGGCGATCCGCTGGTCGGTGCAGAACGGCGCCGACGTGATCAACCTGTCGCTGGTGACCCTGGACCGGCAGGACCTCGCCGACGCCGTCCGCTACGCCCTCGACGAGGGGGTGGTCGTGGTGGCCGCCGCCGGCAACCGCCAGGAGAACCAGCAGGACAGGCCCGCGTTCCCGGCTGCCTACCCGGGAGTGATCGCGGTCGCCGGGGTGGACGAGGAAGGCGGTCACGTGGGCAGCTCGGTCAGCGGGGACTACGTCGACCTCGCGGCACCCGGGCTGAACATCCTCGGCCCGGCCCCCGGGGGCGAGGGCTTCCTCGCCGAGCCGCAGGGCGGCACCAGCTTCGCCGCCGCGTACGTCTCCGGGGTGGCCGCGCTGGTCCGGGCCGCCCACCCCGACCTCGACCCGGAGCAGGTCGCCGACCGGCTGATCCGGACGGCCGACAGCCCGCCCGAGGGGAAGAACGCCGAGGTCGGCCACGGGGTGGTGAACCCGTACCGGGCGGTGGCGACCGTGCTCGGCACCCGTACCGATCCGCCGGCCGGCGCGATGCCGGCACCGCCCTCCACCGAGGACCCGCTCGCCTGGCAGGGCACCGTCGCGGTCTGGGCCGCCGTCGTCGGCGCGCTCGTCGCCGCGCTGCTGCTGTCCGTCAAACCGATCCTGATCCGCGGGCGACGCCGGGGCTGGCGCCCGGGCCGCCGCCCGTCCGCAACGGACGCCACGACCGGCTGA